The DNA region AAGATGTCCACAATCGGGGTAATCTGCAGCTTTCCAAGATTGTCGCGACCATTGGACCAACGTCGGAACAAGAGGAACCGCTCCGGCTCGTCACGGACGCCGGGATGCGCATCATGCGACTGAACTTTTCCCACGCCACGAAAGAAGAAGTCGAACTCCGCATTACCAATCTCGCACTGGCACAGGTACGTTTCCGAGATAAAATCAGTATCAGTCACTTACTGGATTGCACCGGTAAACGTAGGTACCGGATGTAACCGTGGCTCACCCACCTTGAGTGTTGTCGTTGAAACAGAAAGCCCTCCAGCCGCCGGGTACATTGGAAATGCAAGATGTACGGGCCCTCTTGCTCGACACCAAGGGACCGGAGATTCGATCCGGGAAGTTGGCACACGATGAGTCCGGGCATGCAACTGTCACGCTTCAACAAGGTCAGAGGATTGAACTATTCAACGACGCTTCGCGCCAGCAACAATCCGGTAGTACCGAGCAAGCGTTATACATTGATTATCCAGGATTGCACCGCTGCTTGCATCCCTCAATGAAGGTTCTCTTGGACGACGGTGCGATTACGTTAACTGTCCAGAGCGTCAACGTGGAAGCCGCGACCGTTTCTTGTGTGGTGGACAATGCGGGCGAATTGCGCTCACGGGCTGGGGTCAATCTCCCACTTGCCGACACCTCAGATTTGCCGGCTATGAGCGACAAGGACAAACAGGATATCAAGTATGGCATGACCATGGACATTGATTACGTAGCCGCTTCGTTCGTGCAAACTGCGGAAGGGGTCAACGAAATTCGGGGCTACATTCAGCAATGTGCCCAAGAGTTGGGTTGGGACGATTCGCATCCCTTGCCGCTTATTATCAGCAAAATTGAAACGGCGGGAGCTTTGCAGCATTTTGACGCTATTTTGGCCGCGTCAGACGGAATCATGGTTGCCCGCGGGGACCTTGGAGTCGAAATCCCTTTGACCCAGGTGACCAATGCTCAGAAGGAAATGGTAGCAGCCTGCAATGCAGTGGGCAAACCGGTATGTTTGTTAGACATCAAATCTTTATGGTTTGCGAGTGGTCGAGGTAAGCTAACACTGTATTGCTGTGCGTTAGGTCATCGTGGCCACACAAATGTTGGAAAGTATGGCCAAGAGCCCGCGTCCAACTCGGGCCGAGGTTAGTGATGTCACGAACGCCATCTACGATGGGGCTGACTGTGTGATGCTTTCGGGAGAAACCGCGAAAGGAAAGTTCCCAACCGAGGCGGTTAGAACCATGAACGAAATCATTCTGGCTGCGGAGCGTTACACTACGTCGGGTGCGCTGGGTCATTCGTATCATAGACCGGCGTTTGTGGGACCCAAAACCGCCGATTCCGCGGTTGCTAAGGCGGCCGTAACCGCTTCCGTGGAACGAGACTGTGCGGCCATTTTGGTACTGACCCAGCACGGTTCGCTTCCTCCACTCGTCTCGGCATACCGTCCACGAGTGCCCATTTTTGCCTTCTGTCCCACGCCCAAGTTAGCCCGACAGTTGCAAGTGTATCGTGGCATTCATCCTATCGTCGACTCGACTCTTACTGATGGCAATGATTGCAAGCGTCCAGAACAGGCGGTCCAGGAAGCCAAGGATATGGGGTTGCTACAGTCCGGCGATGAAGTAGTC from Phaeodactylum tricornutum CCAP 1055/1 chromosome 23, whole genome shotgun sequence includes:
- the PK6 gene encoding kinase pyruvate kinase (pyruvate kinase, 40 residues at N-terminus predicted as mitochontrial transit peptide by targetp v1.1), which gives rise to MFRRAVLSLSTRAIRTPVPCSVARGGASQVRSLAQTTFYLPDPADRSQDVHNRGNLQLSKIVATIGPTSEQEEPLRLVTDAGMRIMRLNFSHATKEEVELRITNLALAQKALQPPGTLEMQDVRALLLDTKGPEIRSGKLAHDESGHATVTLQQGQRIELFNDASRQQQSGSTEQALYIDYPGLHRCLHPSMKVLLDDGAITLTVQSVNVEAATVSCVVDNAGELRSRAGVNLPLADTSDLPAMSDKDKQDIKYGMTMDIDYVAASFVQTAEGVNEIRGYIQQCAQELGWDDSHPLPLIISKIETAGALQHFDAILAASDGIMVARGDLGVEIPLTQVTNAQKEMVAACNAVGKPVIVATQMLESMAKSPRPTRAEVSDVTNAIYDGADCVMLSGETAKGKFPTEAVRTMNEIILAAERYTTSGALGHSYHRPAFVGPKTADSAVAKAAVTASVERDCAAILVLTQHGSLPPLVSAYRPRVPIFAFCPTPKLARQLQVYRGIHPIVDSTLTDGNDCKRPEQAVQEAKDMGLLQSGDEVVVVSMDGTTATMKIAIVS